A single window of uncultured Methanospirillum sp. DNA harbors:
- a CDS encoding HisA/HisF-related TIM barrel protein: protein MDLILAADLKSGSIVHGKSGRRDEYRPVQTPLASTAEPIRYLQEIRPRYLYIADLDRITGVGSHDSLIPALAGEVKTLYLDRGCRSPDDVLDCPGVINIIGTETAGSDLSAFSGGFLSVDMKDGRVVPEGTDPVQTLVNAGDCAFEGCILLDIGGVGTRRGLDPAFLERCRTAYPGRLFWGGGVAGMQDLTLLDTCGFDGAIIATALHSGAIPLEMIRGGCLC, encoded by the coding sequence ATGGACCTTATCCTCGCGGCAGACCTGAAAAGTGGCAGTATTGTTCACGGAAAGAGTGGGAGACGGGACGAGTACCGGCCTGTTCAGACCCCTCTCGCCTCGACTGCCGAACCGATCCGATATCTGCAGGAGATCAGACCGCGGTATCTGTACATCGCTGACCTGGATCGGATCACCGGTGTCGGGAGTCATGACTCTCTTATACCTGCTCTCGCCGGGGAGGTGAAAACCCTCTATCTTGATCGGGGATGCCGATCTCCTGATGATGTGCTGGACTGCCCCGGTGTGATAAACATTATCGGAACCGAGACAGCGGGATCAGATCTCTCTGCATTCTCAGGAGGGTTTCTCTCAGTTGATATGAAAGACGGGCGTGTGGTTCCCGAAGGGACAGATCCGGTTCAGACCCTTGTCAATGCGGGTGATTGTGCGTTTGAAGGGTGTATCCTGCTTGATATCGGTGGTGTCGGCACCAGGAGAGGACTAGACCCTGCATTTCTGGAACGCTGCCGGACAGCGTACCCAGGCCGTCTCTTCTGGGGCGGAGGGGTTGCCGGAATGCAGGACCTCACTCTCCTTGACACCTGCGGTTTTGATGGGGCCATCATCGCGACTGCTCTTCATTCCGGTGCGATCCCTCTGGAGATGATACGAGGGGGATGCCTGTGCTGA
- the tmk gene encoding dTMP kinase, which yields MLITIEGIDGCGKSSLHEALAGRLSDLSPVMTREPGATWIGDQVRRAIAEQADPIAEALLFVADHAAHLREVVWPALTDGRLVISDRYIDSRFAYQEVSLSGFLPDPIGWLSAVHNGWTIIPDLTFLLVLPVETALARTQKRGAAEHFEKTEVLTKVQNNYLNRARADPGRFVIIDGALAPETILNFVESEIRKRAGK from the coding sequence GTGCTGATAACGATTGAAGGGATAGACGGGTGTGGGAAGAGTAGTCTGCATGAAGCCCTCGCGGGCAGGCTCAGCGATCTCTCACCGGTGATGACACGCGAGCCGGGTGCAACCTGGATTGGGGACCAGGTACGGCGTGCGATAGCAGAACAGGCTGATCCGATTGCAGAAGCCCTCCTCTTTGTCGCCGATCACGCAGCCCACCTTCGTGAGGTGGTGTGGCCCGCTCTCACAGATGGAAGGCTGGTCATATCTGACCGGTACATTGACAGCAGGTTCGCCTACCAGGAGGTCTCGCTCTCCGGATTCTTGCCTGACCCGATTGGCTGGCTTTCAGCGGTGCACAACGGCTGGACGATCATTCCAGACCTGACCTTTCTACTCGTGTTGCCGGTGGAGACCGCCCTCGCCCGGACACAGAAAAGAGGTGCTGCAGAGCATTTTGAGAAGACAGAGGTGCTCACAAAAGTTCAGAATAATTACCTGAACCGTGCCAGAGCAGATCCCGGGCGGTTTGTGATCATTGACGGAGCACTAGCACCAGAAACGATCCTGAAT